The sequence GCTGGAGGACACCAGCGAGAGCAGCGGGCACGCGGTACCCAAAGGCTCCACCCGGCCGGAAGGGTCCACCAACTCTCCCCGATCCGGCTCCTCCACCAACAACGCCACCGACTCCAGGTGCAGCGCACGGTCGATGCCATGGGTCACCAAATCCGCCAGCTCACGGTGGTCGCGGGTACTGCGAATGCGCTCCACCAGCGGGGTGAGGATGCGGCGGGCGTCATATTGCTCGCGGAAATACCGCCGGTCCACCGCCTCCAGCAGGTTCCGGCGGCGGGCGAAGGTGAAGAGGCCGAAGCCGGTGGCGGCGAAGAGCAGCAGGGCGCTGGGGCCGGAGAAGATCTCCACCAGGGTGTGGGAGCGCTGGAGGTAGAGGTAGGCCGCCAGACCGAGCAGGGGCACCACCGCCAGGAGCAGCGCCGAGTAGCGGGCAAGGCTGTATTGCAGCGCCTTGCGGGCGATGAAGCGCACCGCCAACACCCGATGCACCAGCACCGCATAGCCGGTGGTGAAGGGGATGGAGAGCAGCGGCGTGAAGACGATGAACCCCATGGTGCGGGTTCCCGTCGGCGTGTCGATCCAGGGGGTGAGGGCGGGGAAGAGCTCCTCTAGCAGAATCACCAGCACGAAGGGCCCCAGGCCCACCGCGAGAGCGCTGAGGAAGACGCGCACTCGGCGGTTCTCCCGCATGTCTCCGACGCCGGCCCGCAGCAGCGCGCAGGGAATGGCCAGCCCCACCAGCAACACCGCCACCGTCCCGTAGTGGGAGCCCACCGTCCGCGGCGCCAGCAGATGGCTGAGGCGGGGAGCCTGGTAGGCCGCCAGCCATTGTTCGAAGAGCAGCGGCAGGCGCAGCGCCAGGATCACCAGCCCCACCGCGCCGGCGAGGAAGGTACCCGCCCGCACCACTCGGTCGATGGGGAAGCGGGTGCGCGCCCGCGGGAAGAGCGCGATGAAGCGCCAGAGCAAGAACGGCGCGAAGACGGTGACGGGGATCCACAGGATCAGCTGTAGCAACGGCACCGGCATCCAGCCGGGAGAACCCAGGAACCGCTCCAAAAGGCGCTCGCCGTAAACCGCCGAGACGGTGAGAAAGAACGCTCCAAGAACCACCGCCCGTTCGTCCCGCGCTCCTCCCACCACCAGCAGCGCCGCTCCGAGGGCGAAGACCAGAGTCAGCGCCAGGTGCAGGCTAGGCGGATAGGCATGACCATCCTGAGCGTTGGTGGGCAACCACAGCGTCCAGGGCGACAGCACCAGGGCGAGGACGACCTTGGTCGCTGCCACCCCAACCAACAAACGGATGGGGAGCGAAGCGTTCATGATGCGGTCCGGTTTTGGGCGGTGATCCTCCTCGGTACCCTAGCAGCCCGTGGTGAAAGTCAGACGCCAGCGAGACGGAAGGCTCGAAAGCTCTGATCCTCAGGTCAGGGTCTGGGCTTCGTCATCCGCTGCCTCGGTGATCAACTCCCTTCCTCGCAAAAACGCGAGCGACCATCGTCGATGACGATCTGACAGGCCTCCAAGGCCTGCTCGGCGTTGACGTCGTAACGCTTTTCCACGATGGCCTGGGCGAAGATCACCTCTCCCACCCGCTCGCATTTCCTCAGCACCGCATCCTCGAGGGATTCCCATTCCTTGAGCATCTCAGGAGACAGCACCCTCTCCGCTTTCTCCCGCAAAGCCTTGGCGGCCTGCGGCAGAAGCCTGATCTCGTTGGTGCAGAGTCCCCTCCCGACAGCGAGCAACATCTGTGCGATGACCGTGTACTCCGTAGGCTCATTCTCCGGCATGCTTCCTCCATGGGGCTACGACACCCTGCACCCTCTGGCCCGGGGGCCCCAGGGCCGGGCTCCCCACCTCGCAGCGCGCCGCGCCGGTTTTTGGCTGGTAAACCTTCCTATTGTACCTTGTTGTCTACAACACTGCCGAATCCTCCGATCCAACGGTCCACCGCGTCCTCCAGAACCCGCAGCGGCACCGCCCCGCTCCCCAGCACCAGATCGTGGAACGCGCGCACGTCGAAACGCTCTCCCAGCGCCTCCTCCGCCCGGCTGCGCAACTCCCGGATCTTCAGCTCGCCGAGCTTGTACCCCAGCGCCTGCCCCGGCCAGCCGATATAGCGGTCCACCTCGGTGGTGATGTTGTGGAGTGAGAGGGCGGAATTCTCCGCCATGAAGTCGATGGCCTGCTGGCGGCTCCAGCCGAAGGCGTGGATGCCCGTATCCACCACCAGCCGGCAGGCGCGCCACATTTCGTAGGTCAGGCGGCCGAAGTCACTGTAGGGATCGGTGTAGAAACCGACCTCCAGCCCCAGACTCTCCGAGTACAGCGCCCAGCCCTCGACGAAGGAGGCGGCGCTGAAGAAGCGGCGCAGGGGGACCAGGTCGAGCTCCTGCTGGAGCGCCAGCTGGAGGTGATGACCGGGCACCGCCTCGTGGAGGCTCAGGGCCTCCAGCTCGTAGAGCGGCCGGCTCGGTAAGTTGTAGGTGTTGACGTAGTAGAAGCCGGCCCGGCTGCCGTCGCCGGCGGGCTGCTCGTAATACGCCGGATAGGTGTTGGGAGCCAGATAGTCCGGCACCTCTTTCAGGCCGTAGGGAGTGCGGGGCAGCTTGCCGAAGAGCTTGGGCAGCTGGCCGTCCATGCGCTTGGTGATGAGCGCCGCCCGCTGCATCAGCTCCTCCCCGCTCTTGGGGTAGAACTGGGGATCGGTGCGCAGAAAGTCGATGAACGCCGCCAGATCCCCCTCGAAGCCGGTCTCCTGCATCACCGTTTCCATCTCGGCGCGGATCCGCTGCACCTCCGACAGGCCGATCTCGTGGACCTCCCGGGGAGTGATGTCGAGAGTCGTGTACTTGCGCACCTGCTGGGCGTAGTAGGCCTCGCCGTCGGGGAGCTCGGAAGCACCGATGCTCTCCCGGGCTTTGGGCACGTACTCATCCCGGAGGAAATCCCGGAAGTCCCGATAGCCGGGGATCACCGAGGTGGTGATGGCTTCCCGGGCCTCCTGCAGCAGGCGCTGGCGCTCCTCGGCGCTGAAGCTTTCCGGCAATTCTTCGAAGGGCGCCCACAGCAGGCTCTCCTCCGGCGTCTCCACCACCTGCGGCTCCACCGTCTTGACCGCTCCCTCCATCACCAGCCGCGGCGACACCCAGCCGGTCCTCAGCCCTTCGCGCATGAGCTCGATGTGGCCGGCGGCGTAGTCGCGGAAGCCCCGCAGGCGGGAGAGGTAGTTCTCGTAATCCTCCAGGCTGCGCGGGTCCATCAGGTCCGGCAGTTGGAGGAAATAGAGGTGGAAGCCCCAACGGTCGGAGATGGGGATGCGGTAGGTGCCCATCTCCAGGTCAGCAACTTCTTCCTCCAGCTTCCCCCGGAAAATGTCGTAGTCGACCTGCCGCTCCGCCGACAGCTGCTTCCGGCTCAGCTTGTCGAGGCGCAGGAGCATGACCTGCTTGGAGCGCTTCTCCAGATCCAGAGCCTCCAAGGAGACTTTTGGCAGACGGTCGGCGAAGAGGTCGGAGCCGACCGCGGTCGCCAAGAGCGGATCGCGACCCAATCGCTCGTCCCAATCCCACTCCAAGAAGGTGAGCAATCGTTCGTCCGGGGTTCCGTAGTCGGGATTCGACGCGAACGAGGCGAAAGGCCATAGAAAGACGAGGACGAGGCACAGAGCGAGCTTGTTCACGAGAGGACCTCCTGAGCGAGACGGACAGAACGAGGTGGTAGGGATTCCACGGGGCTGGGCTGCGCAGAGCTTGGTGCTCCACGACCTACGGCGCGACGATGACCTCTCCGCCGCGCAGAACAAAGCGCACGTCCTGGGCCACGGTGATGTCCTCCAACGGGTTGCCGGGCACGGCGATGAGATCCGCCAGCCGGCCGGCTTCGATCACTCCCCGATCCTCCACTCCCAGCAAGTCCGCGGCATGGACGGTGGCGGTGCGCAGCGCTTCCAGCGGGCTCATGCCCCGATCCACCAGGGAAGCCAGCTCGCGGGCGTTGAGACCGTGCTGGTAGACCCCGGCGTCGGTGCCGTAGGCGATCTTCACCCCGGCCTCGATGGCCCGGCGCAGGCTGTCCTTGGCGCGGGGCAGGATCCACTCCGCCTTGGTCCGCACCGGCGGCGGCAGGATGTCCAGGTCGATGGCGTCGGCCAGATAGGTGGTGGGCACCAGGTAAGTTCCCCGCTGCTTCATTTCCTGGAGAATCTCGTCGGTGAGCATCGAGCCGTGCTCGATGGAGGCGACCCCGGCGCGCACCGCCGCCAGGATGCCTTCGGCACCGTGGGCGTGGGCAGCGACCTTCAATCCGTGGCGCCGGGCTTCTTCCACCACCGCCGTCAGCTCTTCTTCGGAGAATTGCTGCGCTCCCACTGGGCCTTCGAAGGAGAGCACCCCGGCGGTGGCGCAGATCTTGATCACCTGGGCGCCGTGCTTGATCTGGTAGCGAGCCGCTTTGAGCAACTCGTCCGGCCCGTCCGCAACGCCGTGCTCCGGCCCCCGCTCGGCAACGCCCGGAGCGTAGCCGGTGGTGTCGCAATGGCCGCCGGT is a genomic window of Acidobacteriota bacterium containing:
- a CDS encoding DUF885 domain-containing protein translates to MNKLALCLVLVFLWPFASFASNPDYGTPDERLLTFLEWDWDERLGRDPLLATAVGSDLFADRLPKVSLEALDLEKRSKQVMLLRLDKLSRKQLSAERQVDYDIFRGKLEEEVADLEMGTYRIPISDRWGFHLYFLQLPDLMDPRSLEDYENYLSRLRGFRDYAAGHIELMREGLRTGWVSPRLVMEGAVKTVEPQVVETPEESLLWAPFEELPESFSAEERQRLLQEAREAITTSVIPGYRDFRDFLRDEYVPKARESIGASELPDGEAYYAQQVRKYTTLDITPREVHEIGLSEVQRIRAEMETVMQETGFEGDLAAFIDFLRTDPQFYPKSGEELMQRAALITKRMDGQLPKLFGKLPRTPYGLKEVPDYLAPNTYPAYYEQPAGDGSRAGFYYVNTYNLPSRPLYELEALSLHEAVPGHHLQLALQQELDLVPLRRFFSAASFVEGWALYSESLGLEVGFYTDPYSDFGRLTYEMWRACRLVVDTGIHAFGWSRQQAIDFMAENSALSLHNITTEVDRYIGWPGQALGYKLGELKIRELRSRAEEALGERFDVRAFHDLVLGSGAVPLRVLEDAVDRWIGGFGSVVDNKVQ
- a CDS encoding amidohydrolase family protein → MLLSLPTAAEEADESLLVIRADRMLDVVSGEMVEDAVVVVRGERIESLGVKGVPEGTRIVDLGDHTLLPGLMDLHTHLTGDLEGDWVHRAVKETAAEAALRGARNARRTLEAGFTTVRNLGSGGFSGVALARAVEKGLIVGPRIVPAAHSLGITGGHCDTTGYAPGVAERGPEHGVADGPDELLKAARYQIKHGAQVIKICATAGVLSFEGPVGAQQFSEEELTAVVEEARRHGLKVAAHAHGAEGILAAVRAGVASIEHGSMLTDEILQEMKQRGTYLVPTTYLADAIDLDILPPPVRTKAEWILPRAKDSLRRAIEAGVKIAYGTDAGVYQHGLNARELASLVDRGMSPLEALRTATVHAADLLGVEDRGVIEAGRLADLIAVPGNPLEDITVAQDVRFVLRGGEVIVAP